In Rubrivirga marina, the following are encoded in one genomic region:
- the mraY gene encoding phospho-N-acetylmuramoyl-pentapeptide-transferase, translated as MLYLLFEWIERTFAPPGFQVFQFSTVRAGLAAGTALLVALFAGKKMIRALRTRQIGETIREGEDAGAVSHAHKAGTPTMGGVILLLALAVGVLLWGDLTNAYVWVALGATLWMGAFGFADDYIKVVKKNKEGIAPKVKLAGQLSLGVLVALLIVFVLPDDGHSDTFTSLPFVPDGGIDYDFLSPLVGTEVGWIIYIPVITFILTGVSNAVNLTDGLDGLTAGTAAFATLALIGMTYITGNANLSAFVNDIYLPGTGELVIFGAALSAACFGFLWYNGHPAQVFMGDTGSLALGAAIGTLAILIKKELYLPVVGAIFFAETLSVIIQTVWFKYTRKRYGEGRRVFRMAPLHHHYEALGVHESKIVIRFWIVTALLSILAMFLFRIR; from the coding sequence GTGCTGTACCTCCTCTTCGAGTGGATCGAGCGGACCTTCGCGCCGCCGGGCTTCCAGGTCTTCCAGTTCTCGACGGTCCGCGCCGGGCTGGCGGCCGGGACGGCCCTGCTCGTGGCCCTGTTCGCCGGCAAGAAGATGATCCGCGCGCTCCGGACCCGGCAGATCGGCGAGACGATCCGCGAGGGCGAGGACGCCGGCGCCGTGAGCCATGCGCACAAGGCCGGGACGCCCACGATGGGCGGCGTCATCCTCCTGCTGGCGCTCGCCGTCGGCGTGCTCCTCTGGGGCGACCTCACGAACGCCTACGTCTGGGTCGCGCTCGGCGCGACGCTCTGGATGGGCGCCTTCGGCTTCGCCGACGACTACATCAAGGTGGTCAAGAAGAACAAGGAGGGCATCGCGCCGAAGGTGAAGCTGGCCGGCCAGCTCTCGCTCGGCGTCTTGGTCGCGCTCCTCATCGTGTTCGTGCTCCCCGACGACGGGCACTCCGACACGTTCACGTCGCTCCCGTTCGTCCCCGACGGCGGCATCGACTACGACTTCCTCTCGCCCCTCGTCGGGACCGAGGTGGGCTGGATCATCTACATCCCCGTCATCACGTTCATCCTCACGGGCGTGTCGAACGCGGTGAACCTCACCGACGGCCTCGACGGGCTGACGGCCGGGACCGCGGCGTTCGCGACGCTCGCCCTCATCGGGATGACGTACATCACGGGCAACGCGAACCTCTCGGCGTTCGTCAACGACATCTACCTCCCGGGCACGGGCGAGCTCGTGATCTTCGGCGCGGCGCTGTCGGCGGCGTGCTTCGGGTTCCTGTGGTACAACGGGCACCCGGCGCAGGTCTTCATGGGCGACACCGGGAGCCTCGCGCTCGGCGCGGCGATCGGCACGCTCGCGATCCTGATCAAGAAGGAGCTGTACCTCCCGGTGGTCGGCGCCATCTTCTTCGCCGAGACGCTGAGCGTCATCATCCAGACCGTGTGGTTCAAGTACACGCGGAAGCGGTACGGCGAGGGGCGCCGGGTCTTCCGGATGGCGCCGCTGCACCACCACTACGAGGCCCTCGGGGTGCACGAGTCGAAGATCGTGATCCGGTTCTGGATCGTGACGGCGCTGCTCTCGATCCTGGCCATGTTCCTCTTCCGGATCCGATGA
- the murD gene encoding UDP-N-acetylmuramoyl-L-alanine--D-glutamate ligase: MSAATPLLPPIRPEALPGFGGTVPTAEALRDSVKGARVTVVGGARSGLAVARLLARRGATVFLTDHHPAEAGVAESLKKDGVTSEFGGHTPRALDADWLVLSPGVPTTTNLVQSALRQKKSVYAELEVASWFCRGPIVAVTGSNGKTTTTSLIAHLCAVDGRKHVVAGNIGYPLSDYVDDVDEDTVVVLEVSSFQLDHVVTFRPHVAVLLNVTPDHLDRYGHQLERYAAAKFRLFANLQSSDWLVYNHDDARVREHVLQWSAERGLAPVAFSADGEPSPGAFVRDGHIVLDLPALGTSPDGLGASPTMLRSEDLMPTSDLALRGRHNLYNSLASAIVARAVEIRSDVVRESLTSFEGVPHRLETVRTVGGVRFVNDSKATNVNAVWYALESFPAPDGPKVVLIAGGRDKGNDYEPLKRLVEERVRGIVAIGEGADAIEQELGPHTGRVARADSMEEAIQYAQLMAEPGDTVLLSPACASFDMYENYEDRGDTFKRLVHAL, translated from the coding sequence ATGAGCGCGGCCACGCCCCTGCTCCCGCCGATCCGGCCCGAGGCGCTGCCCGGGTTCGGGGGCACCGTGCCCACGGCCGAGGCGCTCCGCGACTCGGTGAAGGGCGCCCGCGTGACGGTCGTCGGCGGCGCCCGGTCGGGCCTCGCCGTCGCCCGCCTCCTCGCGCGCCGCGGCGCCACCGTGTTCCTCACCGACCACCACCCCGCCGAGGCGGGCGTGGCCGAGAGCCTGAAGAAGGACGGGGTCACGAGCGAGTTCGGCGGCCACACGCCCCGCGCGCTCGACGCCGACTGGCTCGTCCTGAGCCCGGGGGTGCCGACGACGACGAACCTCGTCCAGTCGGCGCTGCGGCAGAAGAAATCGGTCTACGCCGAGCTCGAGGTCGCGAGCTGGTTCTGCCGCGGGCCGATCGTGGCCGTGACCGGCTCGAACGGGAAGACGACGACGACCTCGCTCATCGCGCACCTCTGCGCCGTCGACGGCCGCAAGCACGTCGTCGCCGGCAACATCGGCTACCCGCTCTCGGACTACGTCGACGACGTCGACGAGGACACGGTGGTGGTCCTCGAGGTGTCGTCGTTCCAGCTCGACCACGTCGTCACGTTCCGGCCGCACGTCGCGGTGTTGTTGAACGTGACGCCCGACCACCTCGACCGCTACGGGCACCAGCTCGAGCGGTACGCGGCGGCCAAGTTCCGCCTGTTCGCCAACCTCCAGTCGTCCGACTGGCTGGTCTACAACCACGACGACGCCCGCGTCCGCGAGCACGTCCTGCAGTGGTCCGCCGAGCGCGGGCTCGCCCCCGTCGCCTTCTCGGCCGACGGCGAGCCCTCGCCCGGCGCCTTCGTGCGCGACGGGCACATCGTCCTGGACCTCCCCGCACTCGGCACCAGCCCCGACGGGCTCGGTGCGTCCCCCACCATGCTCAGATCCGAGGACCTCATGCCCACGTCCGACCTCGCGCTCCGCGGGCGCCACAACCTCTACAACTCGCTCGCCTCGGCCATCGTGGCCCGGGCCGTCGAGATCCGGAGCGACGTGGTCCGCGAGAGCCTCACGTCCTTCGAAGGCGTGCCGCACCGCCTCGAGACCGTCCGGACGGTCGGCGGCGTCCGGTTCGTCAACGACTCGAAGGCGACGAACGTCAACGCCGTCTGGTACGCGCTCGAGAGCTTCCCCGCGCCCGACGGGCCGAAGGTGGTGCTGATCGCGGGCGGGCGCGACAAGGGCAACGACTACGAGCCGCTCAAGCGCCTCGTCGAGGAGCGCGTCAGGGGGATCGTGGCGATCGGCGAGGGCGCCGACGCCATCGAGCAGGAGCTCGGCCCGCACACCGGCCGCGTCGCCCGCGCCGACTCGATGGAGGAGGCCATCCAGTACGCCCAGCTCATGGCCGAGCCCGGCGACACGGTCCTCCTCAGCCCCGCGTGCGCCTCGTTCGACATGTACGAGAACTACGAGGACCGCGGCGACACCTTCAAGCGCCTCGTCCACGCCCTCTAG
- a CDS encoding FtsW/RodA/SpoVE family cell cycle protein, translated as MATAATAQLPRRPADRAVIWAVLALSAMGVIAVYSAISFLAETKSGGDTERFLFRHLLRVGLALGVVGVMSLVNYRWLARLSKVALIGSLGLLVAVQALGAVTNGAQRWLELGPISFQPSDLAKVALVLHVAVLLARKQDYIGDVTRGFVPLLVWIAPTVLLIGMEDLSTAAVLSMTMGAMLFVGRVKVLHMAAVGLAGLILAVGFLASSPQRAARMEAWTGIELFASNNEAVEISGADENYQADQARIAIAMGGLTGVGPGKSVQRDFLPAPYNDFILAIIAEEYGLVGALLVLFVFVWILGRGFLRVARGAPDPLGLFLATGLTTAVVLGGFVNAMVTCGLLPVTGLAMPFVSYGGTSMLATGAMVGILLNVSRHATS; from the coding sequence ATGGCCACCGCCGCTACTGCACAGCTCCCACGCCGACCCGCCGACCGGGCCGTGATCTGGGCCGTCCTCGCGCTGAGCGCGATGGGCGTGATCGCGGTGTACTCGGCCATCTCGTTCCTGGCCGAGACGAAGTCGGGCGGCGACACCGAGCGGTTCCTGTTCCGGCACCTCCTCCGGGTGGGGCTGGCGCTCGGCGTCGTCGGCGTGATGTCGCTCGTCAACTACCGCTGGCTCGCGCGGCTGTCGAAGGTGGCCCTCATCGGGTCGCTCGGGCTGCTCGTGGCCGTCCAGGCGCTCGGCGCCGTGACGAACGGGGCGCAGCGGTGGCTGGAGCTCGGGCCCATCTCGTTCCAGCCGTCGGACCTCGCGAAGGTGGCGCTCGTGCTCCACGTGGCCGTCCTGCTCGCGAGGAAGCAGGACTACATCGGCGACGTGACGCGCGGGTTCGTCCCGCTCCTGGTGTGGATCGCGCCGACGGTGCTGCTCATCGGGATGGAGGATTTGTCGACGGCGGCCGTCCTCTCCATGACGATGGGCGCGATGCTGTTCGTGGGCCGCGTGAAGGTGCTCCACATGGCGGCCGTCGGGCTGGCCGGGCTGATCCTCGCCGTCGGGTTCCTCGCCTCGTCGCCGCAGCGGGCGGCGCGGATGGAGGCGTGGACCGGGATCGAGCTGTTCGCCTCGAACAACGAGGCCGTCGAGATCTCCGGCGCCGACGAGAACTACCAGGCCGACCAGGCCCGGATCGCCATCGCCATGGGCGGGCTGACGGGCGTGGGGCCGGGCAAGAGCGTCCAGCGCGATTTTCTGCCGGCTCCGTACAACGACTTCATCCTCGCCATCATCGCCGAGGAGTACGGTTTGGTGGGCGCGCTGCTCGTCCTGTTCGTGTTCGTCTGGATCCTCGGGCGGGGGTTCCTCCGGGTCGCACGCGGCGCGCCGGACCCGCTCGGCTTGTTCTTGGCGACCGGCCTGACCACGGCCGTCGTGCTCGGCGGGTTCGTCAACGCCATGGTCACATGCGGACTGCTGCCCGTGACCGGGCTGGCGATGCCGTTCGTCAGCTACGGCGGCACGTCGATGCTCGCCACCGGTGCCATGGTCGGGATCCTCCTCAACGTCTCGCGCCACGCCACCTCCTAG
- the murG gene encoding undecaprenyldiphospho-muramoylpentapeptide beta-N-acetylglucosaminyltransferase has translation MTATAPPTTDTRAALPAGTPRVLFACGGTGGHVYPAIAIADAVRQIRPDAAVAFAGTRDRMEWEAVPKAGYPIRAVTVSGFQRSLSASAIARNLAFPFKLAKGLWDSWRLVGTFEPDVVVGTGGYASGPVGLVASMRGVPLVLQEQNAYAGATNKLLAKRASEVFLAFEAAAPYFEGAETAVSGNPVRQDLVGVDRAEARAHWGVPEGTDVLLAMGGSLGAGPINGALKLAIEGLLANEQTFVLWAAGKRYYDTLREAVPDHPRLRLVPYLDRMDLAYAAADLALCRSGAITCSELAVTGTPSVLVPSPNVTADHQTKNARALVDAGAAVLLPETDLARRFDDVVPPLLHDAEERQRMTEAALAIARPEAAATIAEAVVALAEPRGDR, from the coding sequence GTGACCGCCACCGCCCCCCCGACGACCGACACGCGCGCCGCCCTCCCGGCGGGGACGCCGCGCGTGCTGTTCGCCTGTGGCGGCACGGGCGGGCACGTCTACCCGGCCATCGCCATCGCCGACGCCGTCCGCCAGATTCGGCCGGACGCCGCGGTCGCCTTCGCCGGCACGCGCGACCGGATGGAGTGGGAGGCCGTCCCGAAGGCCGGCTACCCGATCCGCGCCGTGACGGTGAGCGGCTTCCAGCGGAGCCTGTCCGCCTCGGCGATCGCGCGGAACCTCGCGTTCCCGTTCAAGCTGGCCAAGGGCCTCTGGGACAGCTGGCGGCTCGTCGGCACGTTCGAGCCCGACGTGGTCGTGGGCACGGGCGGCTACGCGAGCGGCCCGGTCGGGCTGGTGGCGTCGATGCGCGGGGTCCCGCTCGTGCTCCAAGAGCAGAACGCCTACGCCGGGGCCACCAACAAGCTGCTGGCGAAGCGCGCCTCCGAGGTGTTCCTCGCCTTCGAGGCCGCCGCGCCCTACTTCGAGGGCGCCGAGACGGCGGTCTCGGGCAACCCGGTGCGCCAGGATCTCGTGGGCGTCGACCGCGCCGAGGCGCGTGCCCACTGGGGCGTGCCCGAGGGCACCGACGTGCTCCTCGCCATGGGCGGCTCGCTCGGCGCCGGGCCCATCAACGGCGCGCTCAAGCTGGCCATCGAGGGCCTCCTGGCGAACGAGCAGACGTTCGTGCTCTGGGCCGCCGGCAAGCGCTACTACGACACGCTCCGCGAGGCCGTCCCGGACCATCCGCGCCTCCGCCTCGTCCCCTACCTCGACCGGATGGACTTGGCCTACGCCGCGGCCGACCTCGCGCTGTGCCGATCCGGTGCCATCACCTGCTCTGAATTGGCCGTCACCGGTACGCCCTCCGTCCTCGTCCCCAGCCCCAACGTCACCGCCGACCACCAGACGAAGAACGCCCGCGCGCTCGTCGACGCCGGCGCGGCCGTGCTCCTGCCCGAGACCGACCTCGCCCGTCGCTTCGACGACGTCGTCCCGCCGCTCCTCCACGACGCCGAGGAGCGCCAGCGGATGACCGAGGCGGCCCTCGCCATCGCGCGGCCCGAGGCCGCCGCCACCATCGCCGAGGCCGTCGTGGCCCTGGCCGAGCCCCGAGGCGACCGATGA
- the murC gene encoding UDP-N-acetylmuramate--L-alanine ligase has translation MSETRKHGEMGTVRRIHMVGIGGIGMSSIAEVLLNRGFEVTGSDLKKSDVTARLEELGAAIYEGHAAEHVQDADVVVYSSAVKNPDENPETAEAQRRLIPIIKRSEMLGELMRAKRGVGIAGTHGKTTTTTMVGLVAQHADLDPTIIVGGKVAVFGSNAVAGGGEIIVVEADEYDRTFLRLAPIVAVVTNIEADHLDIYKDLDDIKDAFVQFANSVPFFGAAILCLDDENVRSVLGRIHRPVRTYGTSRQASLRAETVDQVGAETRFDVYEGVERLGTVVLQAPGLHNVRNALAAVAVGLELGVPFETIVEALATYQGVDRRFQVKGEAEVTMDGETGTVLVVDDYAHHPTEVEATLAAAARGWSDRRVVAVFQPHLYSRTRDLAEEFALAFYDADVLVITDVFPAREEPIEGVSGKTIADLARQYGHRDVHYVSQKGALPAHLHSLVHPGDLVVTMGAGDVWRFGESFLTQLQTGDTTPVGDR, from the coding sequence ATGAGCGAGACGCGCAAACATGGAGAGATGGGCACCGTCCGCCGGATCCACATGGTGGGGATCGGCGGGATCGGGATGTCGTCGATCGCCGAGGTGCTCCTGAACCGCGGGTTCGAGGTCACCGGCTCCGACCTCAAGAAGAGCGACGTGACGGCCCGGCTCGAAGAGCTCGGCGCCGCGATCTACGAGGGCCACGCGGCCGAGCACGTCCAGGACGCCGACGTCGTCGTGTACTCGTCGGCGGTGAAGAACCCGGACGAGAACCCCGAGACGGCCGAGGCCCAGCGCCGGCTGATCCCCATCATCAAGCGGTCCGAGATGCTCGGGGAGCTGATGCGCGCCAAGCGCGGCGTCGGCATCGCGGGCACGCACGGGAAGACGACGACGACGACGATGGTGGGCCTCGTGGCTCAGCACGCCGACCTCGACCCGACGATCATCGTCGGCGGGAAGGTGGCCGTGTTCGGGTCGAACGCGGTCGCGGGCGGTGGCGAGATCATCGTCGTCGAGGCCGACGAGTACGACCGGACGTTCCTCCGGCTGGCGCCCATCGTCGCCGTCGTGACCAACATCGAGGCCGACCACCTCGACATCTACAAGGACCTGGACGACATCAAGGACGCGTTCGTCCAGTTCGCGAACTCGGTCCCCTTCTTCGGCGCCGCGATTCTCTGTCTCGACGACGAGAACGTGCGGAGCGTGCTCGGGCGGATCCATCGCCCGGTTCGCACCTACGGGACGAGCCGCCAGGCCTCGCTCCGAGCCGAGACCGTGGACCAGGTCGGTGCCGAGACGCGCTTCGACGTCTACGAAGGCGTCGAGCGTCTCGGCACCGTCGTCCTGCAGGCGCCGGGCCTCCACAACGTCCGCAACGCCCTCGCGGCCGTGGCGGTCGGGCTCGAGCTTGGCGTCCCGTTCGAGACCATCGTCGAGGCGCTCGCCACGTACCAGGGCGTCGACCGGCGCTTCCAGGTCAAGGGCGAGGCCGAGGTCACGATGGACGGCGAGACCGGGACCGTCCTCGTCGTCGACGACTACGCCCACCACCCGACCGAGGTCGAGGCCACGCTGGCCGCCGCCGCGCGGGGGTGGAGCGACCGGCGCGTCGTGGCCGTCTTCCAGCCGCACCTCTACAGCCGCACCCGCGACCTCGCCGAGGAGTTCGCCCTCGCGTTCTACGACGCCGACGTCCTCGTCATCACCGACGTGTTCCCGGCGCGCGAGGAGCCCATCGAGGGCGTGAGTGGCAAGACCATCGCCGACCTCGCCCGCCAGTACGGCCACCGCGACGTCCACTACGTCTCGCAGAAGGGGGCGCTCCCGGCCCACCTCCACAGCCTCGTCCACCCCGGCGACCTCGTCGTGACGATGGGGGCCGGCGACGTGTGGCGCTTTGGCGAATCGTTCCTCACCCAGCTCCAGACCGGCGACACCACGCCGGTCGGCGACCGATGA
- a CDS encoding cell division protein FtsQ/DivIB, which translates to MTTRRTKKTADRRRRVLRGLGLVVLALGLVAAWVWQRTLPLEAIAVVGAEHAPEAEVAALTRAEPDSVALFSLSPALMEDRVQAHPWVASASVRRLPTGTLRIAVEERVPVALVLDAEGRQSHFLDAEGYAMPIAAASPAVYDVPVLTGAPPYHPTQPVAGGLRSFLAALATADEATQALVSEVAWGRRPTLWTTPVAAHGSLPVRLGTTPGEHADQLRRLRAFWDQAVLPQPEVRFDLVDLRFDGQVVTRERGPAPDSTEAAAPAASTPPA; encoded by the coding sequence ATGACCACGCGACGCACCAAGAAAACGGCCGATCGCCGTCGCCGCGTCCTCCGGGGCCTCGGGCTCGTCGTGCTCGCCCTCGGGCTCGTCGCCGCCTGGGTCTGGCAGCGGACGCTCCCGCTCGAGGCCATCGCCGTCGTCGGGGCCGAGCACGCGCCCGAGGCGGAGGTGGCCGCCCTCACGCGGGCCGAGCCCGACTCGGTCGCCCTGTTCTCGCTCTCGCCGGCCCTCATGGAGGACCGCGTCCAGGCCCACCCGTGGGTCGCTTCGGCGTCCGTGCGGCGCCTCCCGACGGGGACGCTCCGGATCGCCGTCGAGGAGCGCGTACCGGTCGCCCTCGTGCTCGACGCCGAGGGCCGCCAGAGCCACTTCCTCGACGCCGAGGGCTACGCGATGCCCATCGCCGCCGCGTCGCCGGCCGTCTACGACGTGCCCGTGCTGACCGGCGCCCCGCCCTACCACCCGACCCAGCCGGTCGCGGGCGGCCTCCGCTCGTTCCTGGCCGCCCTCGCGACGGCCGACGAGGCGACGCAGGCGCTCGTGTCCGAAGTCGCGTGGGGCCGCCGCCCGACGCTCTGGACCACGCCCGTCGCCGCCCACGGCAGCCTCCCGGTCCGCCTCGGGACCACGCCGGGCGAGCACGCCGACCAACTCCGCCGGCTCCGCGCCTTCTGGGACCAGGCCGTCCTGCCCCAGCCCGAGGTTCGGTTCGACCTCGTCGACCTCCGCTTCGACGGCCAGGTCGTGACGCGCGAGCGCGGCCCCGCCCCCGACTCGACCGAGGCCGCCGCTCCAGCGGCCTCGACGCCTCCCGCCTAA
- the ftsA gene encoding cell division protein FtsA, which translates to MPHPELAGDRVVVGVDIGTTKICAVVASADDFGRIHVRGVGVAESEGLNRGVVVNIDKTVDAVKRAISEAEHSAGIETQSVVVGIAGDHIQSFQSRGVITVAGGEIDKGDVLRLLEDTKHVAMPADREILHVLPQEFIVDGQDGVADPIGMSGVRLEANVHIITGLVSAAKNVYRCIEKAGYAVDDIVLEPLASSHAVLHDDEKEVGVVLVDIGGGTTDIAIFEDKTIRHTAVVAVAGNKVTDDLRKGLGILHDQAERLKREFGVALVDMVEADQEIQIPGIGGRPDKSIGQSTLAQIIQPRLEEILEFVAIEIKRSGYGRHLSAGVVLTGGGALIPGTAALAAEILGLEARVGRPLGLAGGLVEEVDDPKYATGVGLVLHGLRTGAGRGASLLAPAPQTDDATAPEPAREPVEALGDGYDSDPDGLVNKIASRMRSWFDEL; encoded by the coding sequence ATGCCTCACCCCGAACTGGCCGGCGACCGCGTCGTCGTCGGCGTCGACATCGGAACCACCAAGATCTGCGCCGTCGTCGCGAGCGCCGACGACTTCGGCCGGATCCACGTCCGCGGCGTCGGCGTGGCCGAGTCCGAGGGCCTCAACCGCGGCGTCGTCGTCAACATCGACAAGACGGTCGACGCCGTGAAGCGGGCGATCTCGGAGGCCGAGCACTCCGCCGGCATCGAGACCCAGTCGGTCGTCGTCGGCATCGCCGGCGACCACATCCAGTCGTTCCAGAGTCGCGGCGTGATCACGGTCGCGGGCGGCGAGATCGACAAGGGCGACGTCCTCCGCCTCCTGGAGGACACGAAGCACGTCGCCATGCCGGCCGACCGCGAGATCCTCCACGTGCTCCCGCAGGAGTTCATCGTCGACGGGCAGGACGGCGTGGCCGACCCGATCGGGATGAGCGGCGTCCGGCTCGAGGCCAACGTCCACATCATCACCGGGCTGGTGTCGGCGGCGAAGAACGTCTACCGATGCATCGAGAAGGCCGGGTATGCGGTCGATGACATCGTCCTGGAGCCGCTCGCGAGCAGTCACGCCGTGCTCCACGACGACGAGAAGGAGGTCGGTGTGGTCCTCGTCGACATCGGTGGCGGGACGACCGACATCGCCATCTTCGAGGACAAGACGATCCGCCACACGGCCGTCGTCGCCGTCGCCGGCAACAAGGTGACCGACGACCTCCGCAAGGGGCTCGGCATCCTCCACGACCAGGCCGAGCGGCTCAAGCGCGAGTTCGGCGTGGCCCTGGTCGACATGGTCGAGGCCGACCAGGAGATCCAGATCCCCGGCATCGGCGGGCGCCCGGACAAGTCGATCGGGCAGTCGACGCTGGCCCAGATCATCCAGCCGCGGCTCGAGGAGATCCTCGAGTTCGTGGCCATCGAGATCAAGCGGTCGGGCTACGGTCGGCACCTCTCGGCGGGCGTCGTCCTCACGGGCGGCGGCGCGCTGATCCCGGGCACGGCCGCGCTCGCGGCCGAGATCCTCGGGCTGGAGGCCCGCGTCGGGCGCCCGCTCGGGCTCGCCGGCGGCCTCGTCGAGGAGGTCGACGACCCGAAGTACGCGACCGGCGTGGGCCTCGTGCTCCACGGGCTGCGGACGGGCGCCGGCCGGGGGGCCTCGCTCCTCGCGCCCGCGCCCCAGACGGACGACGCGACCGCGCCGGAGCCGGCCCGCGAGCCCGTCGAGGCCCTCGGCGACGGCTACGACTCGGACCCGGACGGGCTCGTGAACAAAATCGCGAGTCGCATGCGGAGCTGGTTCGACGAGCTCTAG
- the ftsZ gene encoding cell division protein FtsZ, with translation MDDFSTRFAFDDDAQDTALIRVVGVGGGGGNAVNNMLAKGIHGVEFVAINTDAQALQANQAPSKIQVGRELTKGLGAGARPTVGASAAQESQREIEAALDGADMVFVAAGMGGGTGTGAAPVVAALAKKMGILTVAVVTKPFNAEGRKRGKMAEQGIEQLREVVDTLIIIPNERLLDVADDNTTVVEAFEMADDVLYNATRGISELITVHGLINLDFADVRTTMLDGGTALMSSAIASGERRAERAAKEAISSPLLDGISIAGARNVLVNITAGVDLGIREATMATSVIQTEAGEEAEVIFGTVIDETLGDSLRVTVIATGFDQTGRQDEAEAPAQRPRVVLGSNGGAPPYKGEDNLKTLDVPAYERRAPLHPERVREDEEVADREKAEGRRPSNVRPLPNATPPRRERINKDDTDVPAFLRRMMD, from the coding sequence ATGGACGATTTCAGCACCCGATTTGCATTCGACGACGACGCACAGGACACGGCCCTGATCCGTGTCGTGGGCGTGGGCGGCGGAGGCGGCAACGCCGTCAACAACATGCTCGCGAAGGGCATCCATGGCGTCGAGTTCGTCGCCATCAACACCGACGCCCAGGCGCTCCAGGCCAACCAGGCGCCGAGCAAGATCCAGGTGGGCCGCGAGCTCACCAAGGGGCTTGGCGCCGGCGCCCGGCCCACCGTCGGCGCCAGCGCCGCGCAGGAGAGCCAGCGCGAGATCGAGGCGGCCCTCGACGGGGCCGACATGGTCTTCGTGGCGGCTGGCATGGGCGGCGGGACCGGCACGGGCGCGGCGCCCGTCGTGGCCGCGCTCGCCAAGAAGATGGGCATCCTCACGGTGGCCGTCGTGACGAAGCCGTTCAACGCCGAGGGCCGCAAGCGCGGCAAGATGGCCGAGCAGGGCATCGAGCAGCTCCGCGAGGTCGTCGACACGCTCATCATCATCCCGAACGAGCGGCTCCTCGACGTCGCCGACGACAACACGACGGTCGTGGAGGCCTTCGAGATGGCCGACGACGTGCTCTACAACGCCACGCGCGGGATCTCGGAGCTCATCACGGTCCACGGCCTCATCAACCTCGACTTCGCCGACGTCCGGACGACGATGCTCGACGGCGGGACGGCGCTCATGTCGAGCGCCATCGCCTCGGGCGAGCGCCGGGCCGAGCGCGCGGCCAAGGAGGCCATCTCGAGCCCGCTCCTCGACGGCATCTCGATCGCGGGCGCGCGGAACGTGCTCGTCAACATCACGGCCGGCGTCGACCTCGGCATCCGCGAGGCGACCATGGCCACCTCGGTCATCCAGACCGAGGCGGGCGAGGAGGCCGAGGTCATCTTCGGCACGGTCATCGACGAGACGCTCGGCGACTCGCTCCGGGTGACGGTCATCGCCACCGGGTTCGATCAAACCGGCCGCCAGGACGAGGCGGAGGCGCCGGCTCAGCGGCCGCGCGTCGTGCTCGGGTCGAACGGCGGGGCCCCGCCTTACAAGGGCGAGGACAACCTCAAGACGCTCGACGTGCCGGCCTACGAGCGCCGCGCACCGCTCCACCCCGAGCGCGTCCGCGAGGACGAGGAGGTCGCGGACCGCGAGAAGGCCGAGGGGCGCCGCCCGTCGAACGTCCGCCCGCTCCCGAACGCCACCCCGCCACGCCGCGAGCGGATCAACAAGGACGACACGGACGTGCCGGCCTTCCTCCGCCGCATGATGGACTAG